The Rhodoferax sediminis genome has a segment encoding these proteins:
- the trpB gene encoding tryptophan synthase subunit beta, protein MFQYQQPDPTGHFGIYGGSFVSETLTHAINELKDAYAKYQHDPAFIDEFKYELVHYVGRPSPIYHAARTSRELKGAQIYLKREDLNHTGAHKINNVIGQAMLARRMGKPRIIAETGAGQHGVATATICARYGLECVVYMGSEDVKRQSPNVYRMNLLGATVVPVESGSKTLKDALNEAMRDWVANVDNTFYIIGTVAGPHPYPTMVRDFQSVIGEECLTQMPEMTGGRQPDVVVACVGGGSNAMGIFYPYIAHEATRLIGVEAAGEGLDSGRHSASILRGSPGVLHGNRTYLLQNEDGQVTETHSISAGLDYPGVGPEHAYLADIGRAEYVGITDAEALAAFHYLCRTEGIIPALESSHAVAYAMKLAKTMRPDQTILVNLSGRGDKDIGTVADLAGVDFYDRPSMRGLQVKGGKT, encoded by the coding sequence ATGTTCCAGTACCAGCAACCTGACCCGACGGGCCACTTCGGGATCTACGGCGGCAGTTTCGTGAGCGAGACGCTGACGCACGCCATCAACGAGCTCAAAGACGCCTACGCGAAGTACCAGCACGACCCCGCCTTCATCGACGAATTCAAATACGAACTCGTGCACTACGTCGGCCGGCCCTCGCCGATTTACCACGCCGCGCGCACCAGCCGCGAGTTGAAAGGTGCGCAGATCTATCTCAAGCGCGAGGACCTGAACCACACCGGCGCGCACAAGATCAACAACGTGATCGGGCAGGCCATGCTGGCGCGCCGCATGGGCAAGCCGCGCATCATCGCCGAAACCGGCGCCGGCCAGCACGGCGTGGCCACCGCCACCATCTGCGCGCGCTATGGGCTCGAATGCGTGGTCTACATGGGCTCCGAAGACGTCAAGCGCCAAAGCCCGAACGTGTACCGCATGAACCTGCTGGGCGCCACCGTGGTGCCGGTCGAATCGGGCAGCAAAACGCTGAAAGACGCACTGAACGAAGCCATGCGCGACTGGGTCGCCAACGTGGACAACACCTTCTACATCATCGGCACGGTGGCCGGGCCGCACCCCTACCCGACCATGGTGCGCGACTTCCAGAGCGTGATCGGCGAGGAATGCCTGACGCAGATGCCCGAGATGACGGGCGGCAGGCAGCCCGATGTGGTGGTTGCCTGCGTGGGCGGTGGCAGCAACGCGATGGGCATCTTCTACCCCTATATTGCGCACGAAGCCACGCGCCTGATCGGCGTCGAGGCCGCCGGCGAAGGGCTGGACTCTGGCCGCCATTCGGCCTCGATCCTGCGCGGCAGCCCCGGCGTGCTGCACGGCAACCGCACCTACCTGCTGCAGAACGAGGACGGCCAGGTGACAGAAACACACAGCATCAGCGCCGGCCTGGACTACCCCGGCGTCGGCCCCGAACATGCCTACCTGGCCGACATCGGGCGTGCCGAGTACGTCGGCATCACCGACGCCGAAGCGCTGGCAGCCTTCCACTACCTGTGCCGCACCGAAGGCATCATCCCGGCCCTCGAATCGAGCCACGCCGTGGCTTACGCCATGAAACTCGCGAAAACCATGCGCCCGGACCAGACCATCCTGGTCAACCTCTCGGGTCGCGGCGACAAGGACATCGGCA
- the truA gene encoding tRNA pseudouridine(38-40) synthase TruA, translated as MRLALGISYNGQAYEGWQSQLSGRTVQDKLETALARFTQTPVSTLCAGRTDAGVHGLMQVVHFDTTLQREAFSWVRGTNTYLPPDIAVQWAHEVPDAFHCRASAIARRYAYVLLESPVRPSVEAGRVGWTMYPLDGDAMRLAARQLVGEHDFTSFRASACQARSPVKIMNSIEIQRRGTTQAAYWRFEFEANAFLHHMIRNIMGCLVAIGQGRQPPDWMQTVLAARDRDAAAPTFSPDGLYFLGPVYEDRWGLPARAAAYDWLP; from the coding sequence GTGAGGCTGGCGTTAGGCATCAGCTACAACGGACAGGCCTACGAGGGCTGGCAAAGCCAGCTCTCGGGCCGTACGGTTCAGGACAAGCTCGAGACCGCTCTCGCTCGCTTCACCCAGACGCCCGTCTCCACACTGTGCGCGGGGCGCACCGATGCCGGTGTGCACGGCCTGATGCAGGTGGTGCATTTCGACACTACATTGCAGCGTGAAGCCTTCTCGTGGGTGCGCGGCACCAACACCTACCTGCCCCCGGACATCGCGGTGCAATGGGCACACGAGGTGCCCGACGCGTTCCATTGCCGCGCCAGTGCTATCGCCCGGCGCTACGCTTACGTGCTGCTTGAGTCGCCGGTTCGGCCCAGCGTGGAGGCGGGACGCGTCGGCTGGACCATGTATCCGCTCGATGGGGATGCGATGCGCCTGGCGGCCCGGCAGCTGGTGGGCGAGCATGACTTCACGTCGTTCCGGGCCTCGGCCTGCCAGGCCAGATCGCCCGTTAAAATCATGAACAGCATCGAGATTCAGCGGCGCGGCACGACTCAAGCCGCGTACTGGCGCTTTGAATTCGAAGCCAATGCGTTCTTGCACCACATGATCCGCAACATCATGGGCTGCCTGGTCGCAATCGGCCAGGGCCGGCAGCCACCCGACTGGATGCAGACCGTGCTGGCCGCGCGCGACCGCGATGCCGCCGCCCCCACCTTCTCGCCCGATGGGTTGTATTTTCTGGGGCCGGTGTACGAAGACCGCTGGGGCCTGCCGGCCCGTGCGGCTGCGTATGATTGGCTTCCATGA
- a CDS encoding phosphoribosylanthranilate isomerase: MIGFHDHPTALHTIQLRRRRAAPRREGPLGGSAAHAVASVGAQRTRIKICGLTREQDVDAAVAAGADAVGFVLYPPSPRYVTPARALELARRLPPFVTPVLLFVNESAAKIIATCQDIPGATVQFHGEETPGDCDRIARPYLRAARIPLGAAAAGFDLVKYAQDYSNAQAILLDAHVDGYGGGGKAFNWSLLPPSVNAHLVLSGGLNAANVIDGILQVRPRCRTLAVDVSSGVEIHKGIKSAEKINQFVAAVRAADEQFAKSNHVPVPAT, from the coding sequence ATGATTGGCTTCCATGACCACCCAACAGCGCTCCACACGATCCAGCTTCGGCGACGTCGGGCCGCCCCAAGGCGCGAAGGCCCCCTCGGGGGCAGCGCAGCACACGCAGTGGCAAGCGTGGGGGCTCAGCGCACCAGGATCAAGATCTGCGGCCTGACGCGTGAGCAGGACGTGGATGCGGCCGTGGCCGCCGGGGCCGACGCCGTGGGCTTTGTGCTATACCCGCCCAGCCCGCGTTATGTCACGCCCGCGCGCGCGCTGGAGCTGGCCCGGCGCCTGCCGCCGTTTGTCACGCCCGTACTGCTTTTCGTCAACGAGAGTGCTGCGAAAATAATAGCGACCTGCCAAGATATACCGGGGGCTACAGTTCAATTTCATGGTGAAGAAACGCCCGGGGACTGCGACCGCATCGCGCGCCCCTACCTCCGTGCCGCGCGGATTCCGCTGGGCGCAGCGGCGGCAGGCTTTGACCTCGTAAAATACGCCCAAGATTATTCAAACGCCCAGGCCATCCTGCTCGACGCCCATGTCGACGGCTATGGCGGCGGCGGCAAGGCATTCAATTGGTCACTTTTGCCTCCAAGCGTCAACGCTCACCTCGTCTTGAGTGGTGGGTTGAATGCTGCCAACGTGATCGATGGCATCTTGCAGGTCAGGCCGCGTTGCAGGACGCTGGCCGTTGATGTGAGTTCCGGCGTCGAGATCCACAAGGGGATCAAGAGCGCGGAGAAAATCAACCAGTTCGTTGCCGCCGTGCGCGCGGCCGACGAACAATTTGCAAAGTCAAACCATGTTCCAGTACCAGCAACCTGA